The Humulus lupulus chromosome 3, drHumLupu1.1, whole genome shotgun sequence genome window below encodes:
- the LOC133824089 gene encoding uncharacterized protein LOC133824089 has protein sequence MSSFDLNMNEEEVPINLSERPIGVKKAKGKQKSDEQFKKLMDQSQKLVNVIENDNFERNELLRQKVDVARKREENKILFTDFNSISDPEFCQFIQREKRKIYRSRAQTSEHGEQGEGSQYQGSQYRAS, from the coding sequence ATGAGTTCATTTGATCTTAATATGAATGAAGAGGAAGTTCCTATTAATTTATCTGAAAGACCTATCGGTGTGAAAAAagcaaaaggaaaacaaaaaagtGATGAACAATTTAAGAAACTAATGGATCAAAGTCAAAAACTTGTTAATGTTATAGAAAATGATAACTTTGAAAGAAATGAACTTCTGAGACAAAAGGTTGATGTGGctagaaagagagaagagaataAAATTTTGTTTACGGATTTTAATTCTATATCTGATCCAGAGTTTTGCCAATTtattcaaagagaaaagagaaaaattTACAGATCAAGAGCACAAACATCTGAACATGGAGAACAAGGAGAAGGATCTCAATATCAGGGATCTCAATATCGAGCATCTTAG
- the LOC133824091 gene encoding uncharacterized protein LOC133824091, whose protein sequence is MFLWIVTHNQRVRTVAERYQHSGETVCRQFGRVLDALCYLGNEVIRPLDFNTVQAEIQNNSKYFPWFKDCVGEIDGTHVSAVAPTLKQLAFRGRKVDVTQNVMAACSFNMMFTYVYAGWEGTTNDSRVLLDAMRKYDNFPMRPQGKYYVVDSGYPNMHGFLAPYRGEHYHLRRFRGRGNHPRGAMELFNYRHSSLRNVTERCFGLLKARFPILKSMPPYLLGKQRRIPIACCAIHNWIRMHSINDEMFEQYSVDARTVEDIEGTESQSNTTTENQQEGDEAGISETPELDFSQAYMAQMENVRDDIAGQMWLSYNNNT, encoded by the exons ATGTTTCTATGGATAGTTACACACAACCAACGAGTTAGAACTGTGGCTGAAAGATATCAACATTCAGGAGAAACTGTTTGTCGTCAGTTTGGTAGAGTGCTAGATGCATTGTGTTATTTAGGAAATGAAGTAATAAGGCCTCTTGACTTTAACACTGTGCAAgcagaaattcaaaataattcaAAGTATTTCCCATGGTTTAAG GATTGTGTTGGAGAAATTGATGGTACTCATGTAAGTGCAGTTGCACCAACTCTAAAACAACTTGCATTTAGAGGAAGAAAAGTAGATGTAACACAAAATGTAATGGCTGCATGCTCCTTTAATATGATGTTTACTTATGTCTACGCTGGATGGGAAGGAACAACCAATGATTCCCGAGTGCTTCTTGATGCAATGAGAAAATATGATAACTTCCCTATGCGACCACAAG GAAAATACTATGTTGTTGATTCTGGTTATCCAAATATGCATGGGTTTCTAGCACCATATCGTGGTGAACATTATCACTTGCGTCGTTTTAGAGGAAGAGGGAACCATCCTAGAGGTGCGATGGAGTTATTCAATTATAGACACTCATCATTGCGTAATGTGACTGAACGTTGTTTTGGACTTCTAAAAGCTAGGTTTCCAATTTTGAAGTCAATGCCTCCATACTTGCTTGGAAAGCAACGTCGAATACCAATAGCATGTTGTGCTATCCACAACTGGATTAGAATGCATTCTATTAATGATGAAATGTTTGAACAATATTCAGTTGATGCCAGAACTGTAGAAGATATTGAAGGAACTGAAAGCCAATCTAATACAACAACTGAAAACCAACAAGAAGGAGATGAAGCAGGAATTTCCGAGACACCAGAGTTGGATTTCAGTCAAGCTTATATGGCCCAGATGGAAAATGTTAGAGATGACATTGCTGGACAAATGTGGCTTAGTTATAACAACAATacttaa